The sequence TTTTGCCAAATCaaagttatttatttcaaagtacaCATTTTTTGCCACTGCAGGAGTAAAACGTGTAGGTGGAAgaattatgttttcatgttgtccGTCTGTCTGATGAATGTGAAACCTCCTTCAGGGAATTTCTTCAAATTTGGCAGACATCTTTGCTTGGAATCAAAGACGGACAGCTCAGATTTAGAAATTGAAAAGGTCAGGATAACTGTGACAATTCATGTTTTCAATCTGACAAAATACACTTCACAGCTTTTTATTGAACACCTTTAAAATCTTCACAGACAATGTGTGTACAGACAGAAGACGACAACCTCAAAGCAATCATTTTAGCTGCATCTGGCCAAGACTGGCTCACTTATGCcgtttttccactacatggtcccagctcacctcAGCCCGGCACagttgcttttccattacaatataataCCTcttcaacatgggcggagtcatcactgcacggctgcatgaaactgctgtgactgtTTTACACacgaaacacacaaactagtgacttgtaaagcagttgttttcagtgcaactgaatcattagaacaagttaattaaaaaagatttgttcacagaatcgttcagaaCTTCCTGCAcgactctgtctgacagtgactgaactgaaatacagcggcagggtttgtgatgcagctcaccGCTCACAattgcaggctttcagcagtgctgttactaaatacaccagactgtgttaaatattgagatttacATAAacgtgctaaatgttggagattaacgcatgttttcaggaatTTTAAGTATTTCTAATTGATCTATACTTCAGCATTGTTCAGTTcaattcttgtgtcggacgtgctcatgcctcttccagtgacggcactctgacaacggacggcagtctgacgacatcaTGCATAGTATCGGCTTatctcacttggaacctcgtcagagcaggtacgaAAATAAGTAGCAGGTACTAATATCTAACAGAATAGCAAAATAACCACGCCAATAATCCACTGAGAGCACAACTCTAGTTTCAGGGTCaagtgcaaaacaaactccagtTCAATTCTGCCCAGGGACCTTTGTTCATTATCAATCATTTCCTTTCATCTCTACTTCagagataaagaaaataatctgaTGTATAATTAACTGCATGATTGTCAAATAGTATTGAAGTGCACCTTTGAAAGGGTAACATAACTtgcagtatatactgtagtgtAATAAGTTAAATATAATACGTATCGACAGACCATCACCATAATTTTCCACTTCAAAAGGAAATCAGAAATGCTACTCTGGATGAAAGGAGAACCATTCATTTTTCATGCATACTTACAGTTTTCCTATTCAGGGTCATGGCTAACAGGAGAGTATCACAGCAACTCGGTGTGTTTCCAGTTGCACTCATTTGAAtgtctttggataaaagtggaGAACCTAAAGGCAATCCACGGCAGCCAAGACTCACAGTAAGCACAAATCGTTATCCCAACTGTGCAGTTTTCAAAGCTCCAGGTAGAAATATGTGTGTTCTAAATTTGAAGCTTTGAGGCCAGCACCTGTACATGCACTCTTGATCTGTCTAAGTTGAGACTTTTTCAAGCATTATGGAAATGTACAATCAGCACAAATCCCATCGGCAGAGCAGGAGGGCTTTAATCAAGGACAGACCCGGCAGAGGTTGATGAGCAGGCCTGTGGACTTTGTTAGATTTGggatttttcaattttcaatatCCAGCTCCAGGGGGATTTTATCTCTCGCTCTCCGCTGCTGTTCTCCTGTATTTCCTTTAAGAACTACTCGGCATTATGAGAATTTCAATTTTGAGCCAGCaaacatgctgcagtgtgttaCTACCTATTACTCACTTGAGTCACTGACAAGCTCACCCCTTTACGTTTACATTACATTCTAGTCATTTGCCTGACACTTTTATCCACAATAAATTACAAAAGACGTACTCTGCCTGCACAGCAGTCCGGTGCAATTTAGGATTACGTGTCTTGTCTTGCCCAATGAAACATGGGCTATGGGACACTAGGCCTCAAATCCAAGACTGAAAGATCACCCAGTCTACCACTATGTTACAGGCAGATGAAATAGTCATCACAGTCATCACTTACTGGTTTGTGAATTCCTGTTTGTTTGGCCATATTTGAAAGAGCAGAGTGCTTGTCCTCCACATACATCTGTGACCATGCACCAGTTTGACAGAACTGTCAATCACAAAGTGTCCATGCAAAAAAACTAGAGAGACCATTAACtccataaaaatgtttaatgatgttGTAAATCAGGTTTTTCCATATCCAATCATGGCCAatcaagagaatacaggttttttttttttttactgtttgtcgtctatttatatttaaagatgCCAGGAAAGAAGGATAAAACTATTCTTTCATTCTGGACAGCAACCTCAGTGCAGTTATTATCTGTGGGTTAGGCAGAGTCATTGAATCCACTGTTCACATCTAAATATTGATTAGTGGagttaaatattaaaagtaCATGAACAAACCCAAGGAGAGTTTACATTTTCCCTTTATCTGAGGAGCCCCTGGTGTCTACAAAGCCCAAAGCAgctgtttagtttgtttatgCCTGTGGCCAGCTCTGTGCCTTTCTCCCCATTAACCTGAAGCACAGGAGATTACTTTTCCTATAACAGTCATTATACACAATTTAAGCTTAATTTCACCATTGTATTTCCAACACTTCATTTCCTTCTCTAATAGTGTTCTAGTGTGGACATGCAGTGCACTGAACAAGACTGCAAACTTAAACGGATTTTCCAGACAGAAAGAgtgtaattatgtttttttaaaaaatagggTAATGTCTATAGTCACTTATAAGACactgatgtttatttttagagAAAAGGTTGAAATGATTAGATTTGGAAAAAGAATTATAAGCACATACTTTTTTCTGCAAAActaaaaagtcaatatttctaaaataaacTTGAAGAGGGGAGAATTATGTGGGGAGTTTTTTCTGACAGATggagtatgttttttttatgacaaaagATATAACAGAAGAGCTGCCTCCctgtctctttctcacacatacacacacctaaAGGATGCATCTATTAAAAGGCACTTTCttagatgttttcttttgttgataAAGTTTTTTTCTATGCACTTTTTGTGTCTGTCACCCATCCAAAGTCTACACAGTTCCATTTTGGCATAGctgtaattatatttttttttccctccccctcgGTGTGAGAATTTGATTTCCGCTAATTGCATCAAAAAAGTGCCTGGAGCCTAATCTGCAAATGTGTTCAAACAGCCCACACACTACAAGATGGTGACAATACACACGTCGCTAGGAGGCTGCGGACAGAAGGATATGCATGTAGTGCTACTGTTCAAGAAGGAAGTGGGCAGCTGAGTGGGACCTCGAAGCATATGGAAGATCTCCAACTGTGGATGCACTCCAAAGCTGCGAGCCCAAAGAAAGCTACCAGCTCTTAAATCAGCTCggatttataaaaataaagagcGGCGGAAAATTCATTTACAGCCAAACCATGTGTCTCAGTAAAGGAGCTGGGTATTTTCACTGCAAGAGAAGAAAAGGTCTCTGCAGAGATGGAGAGCCAGTGAAAGTAACAAAGTTATGAACCTTTTCATATCTTCTCACTGAAGGGAGAAGAAGCATTTCATGATATTTTCCACCGTCTTTGCTCTGACAGAGGTTTGACAGTTTACCCCAGCACAGTTTCTAAAGCTGTGCGAGGATTACTGTCCCAGTGCTCCAGGCAACTTACATTTTCCCAGCAACTGAGTCTGAGGTTTAAGTATTGATCTTATTGTATAAAGTATTTTATATAGTGTTCCCCATAAGAGCAAAGAGGAAAACGGTTTTACTCCGTCACTACCAGTCAGAAGAAAGCCCTAGGATTCAGCCtggaaaactaaacaacaaAAGGTAATATAGCAACAGTACAAACTGTAAAGACCACACATTACATTCTGACACCAACAACAAACTTCTATAAAACATAGAGCCACTTATTTAAAGGCATGAatcatgtgtgtgaaaataaaaccagattCATCAGCTGTTCTCATTCAGACCTGGGAGCAAACATACAGACATTTGCAAGCATTATGCGTGAACAGCGACTGTCTGGTTGCAGAACACACACGGTgcctctttgttttctgttacaTGTATCAAGCCTGCAGCTTATTGTATCATCACCAAATGTCACCATCCTCTGACTGTATTCTGTGGCTGATGGTAAGTGCAATGACGGGTCGGGCAGTGTTTTGAAATTGATCAGGTCACTCTGAATAAGTCAGcccaagtgtgtttttattgccaTCTATACTGCATGCGACTGTATACTAAACAAGCAGTAACTATGGTACACAGCTGGTTGCCAGGGGCAGGGTAACACCATATCAGTGCAGTTTATAAGAAATGCATTGGACTCACTTCAGACAGAACAACGTGATCGTAACTGAGCAATGTTCCTCCCTTTATCCATCATAGAGCTTCCAAAGAAATTAAGTGATCTCTCAACTCATCTCTTTGCTTTGTGAAAACTGCTGCCATTTTCTCCACGCAATTTCACCTGGATTACGCCAGCATTTAAGCGGCAGAGAAAGTTGCAAATTTGAGGTCTACCATTACAATTCAGTTTTGGAAACACGGAAAACATTGGGTGTATGTTTTTGCAGGCTTGAGTGACACCAATGTGCtgggttttctttttgcccaatatttgaaattaatttccacagtttaatatttaatctcCTCAACTCTATTTTCTTTTAGCTACAGTATTACTGAAAACTGTTGCTGAGATTTCtctcagcaacacacacagcttcagttGAAATCTTTCAGAGCAGAGGCAGACTTGGTGATTATGGTGCTGAATGCAAGCTGCCTCACAGTAAAAGTCTATAATAGTGATTTGTTCAAAACGGTTGTTTCTTTGGGTGAGAAATCTGCCGACTTTATGATTTcccatttaaataacattatagTTGTCAACAGTGACAAGCTCAAAAAATTATGTTGCAAtataaactcattagtttagttaTCATAACTCGTGTAACTCTATATAACCTTATTAATTTAGTTAACTTtatataaactcattagtttagttaactatataaactcattagtttagttaactttatataaactcattagtttagtgactgtatataaactcattagtttagttaTCAAAACTCATGTATATAAACTCGTGTAgttaactgtatataaactcattagtttagttaTCATAACTCATGTAAAGGTATATAAACTCATTAATTTAGTTAACTTTATATAAACTCGTATTGGTTAGTTAACTGTATATAAATTCATTAGTTTGGATTAACTGTATGTAACCTCGGTATTAGTTTAGTTAACTGTATATCaactcattagtttagttaactgtatataaactcattagtttagttaactgtatataaattcattagtttagttaactGTATATATAACCTCATTGGATTTAGTTAACTGTATATCAACTAATTGGTTGGTTAACTGTATATAACCTTATTAATTTAGTTAGTAACTTtatataaactcattagtttagttattaactgtatataaactcacaTTAGTTTAGTTAACTTTATATAAACTCATTGGTTTGGTTTACTTTGTAtatataaactcattagtttagttaTCAAAACTCAtgtaactgtatataaactcattgGATTTAGTTAATTGTATATATAAACTCATTGGTTTAGTTGTCATAACTCATGTAAAAGGTATATAAACTCATTGAATTTAGTTAACTTtatataaactcattagtttggattaactgtatataaactcattagtttagttaGCTGTATATAAACTCTAGTTTTAGTTATCATAACCGtgtaactgtatataaactcattagtttagttaactGTATATAACCTCATTAATTTAGTTAACTTtatataaactcattagtttagttaactgtatataaactcattagtttagttaactttatataaactcattagtttatgtaactgtatataaactcattagtttagttaGCTGTATATCaactcattagtttagttaactgtatataaactcattagtttagttaTCATAACTCGtgtaactgtatataaactcattagtttagttaactgtatataaactcattaaTTTAGTTTACTTtatataaactcattagtttagttaactgtatataaactcattagtttagttaactgtatataaactcattagtttagttaattttatataaactcattagtttagttaactgtatataaactcattagtttatttaattgtatataaattcattagtttagttaactgtatataacctcattagtttagttaactgtatatcaactcattagtttagttaactatatataaactcattagttaactgtatataaactcattagtttagttactgtatataaacttaTTAGTTTAGTTAATTGTATATAAATtcattagtttagttaactgtatatcaactcattagtttagttaactgtatataaactcaatagtttagttaactgtatatcaactcattagtttagttaactgtatataaactcattagtttagttatcataactgtaactgtatataaactcattagtttagttaactgtatatcaactcattagtttagttaactgtatataaactcattagtttagttaTCATAACTCGtgtaactgtatataaactcattagtttagttaactgtatataacctcattaatttatttaactttatataaactcattagtttagttaactgtatataaactcattagtttagttaacttttatataaactcattagtttagttaactTTGTATATAAAAGCGCTTAGTTCGTTTAGTtatataaactcattagtttagttaTCATACTTCGAtgtaactgtatataaactcattagtttagttaactgtatatcaactcattagtttagttaactgtatataaactcattagttttagttatCATAATGtgtaactgtatataaactcattagtttagttaactgtatataacctcattaatttatttaactgtatataacctcattaatttatttaactttatataaactcattagtttagttaactgtatataacctcattaatttatttaactttatataaactcattagtttagttaactgtatataaactcattagtttagttaactttatataaactcattagtttagttaactttatataaactcattagtttagttaactgtatataaactcattagtttagttaactgtatataaactcattagtttagttaactGTATATAAAGCCTCAGTTACAGTTGAGGCTGCAGTAGCACTGACACAGCGTGTCCAGCCAGGCTTTTGTACTTCATAcagaacattattattgttgttgttgttgttgttattgttattgtctttgtttgtgtgcagatcGACCGACAGCAGTTTGAGAAGATCATGGATCTGATCGAGAGTGGGAAGAAGGAAGGAGCCAGGCTGGAGTTTGGAGGAGTTTCTGTGGGAGAGGAGAAACTCTTCATCCAACCAACCATCTTCTCTGCTGTCAAAGACCACATGACCATCGCTACACAGGAGGTGACCTCTGTCTGACCTCTGCGAACACGGCAAAGAAaagattgtttatgttttattacgTGACCTTaaatctctctgtcttttttctgtctttataaaaacgatttattattttaacttgaccaggctttcttttcttttcttttctttcctttccttttcttttcttttcttttcttttcttttcttttcttttcttttctttcctcaccCTTAGAAATGGTTTGTATAATGTTGTGACAGAAGAATCCAGAGAGACTCAGTTGGACTGTTGTCTCTGTTCATGTGTCCTCTCAGATCTTTGGTCCAGTGCAGTGTATCTTCAGTTTTAAGAGCCAGCAGGAGGCGATAGAGAGAGCCAACTGCTCGCAGTATGGGCTGGTGTCAGCAGTGTTCACCAGCAGCATGGACAGAGctctgtctgtgtcctcagCTCTGGACAGTGGCACCGTGTGGTGAGTAACTAAACCTGGAGATAATTCttctttttcagcttcataaatgtgaatattaaagttaaagttataaagtttctttgcttcattttctctctttctaaaGGATAAACTGTTACAACGCACTTCACGCCCAGTCACCGTTTGGAGGCTTTAAGATGTCGGGAAACGGACGAGAACTGTAAGAACACAATGTTTTTACTTCTGTTTCATTCACTGCTTTTCAAACGTCTTTGTACAtctacacacatgtatgtacatgtgtgtagaTGTagatacatgtacatgtacatgtatgtatacgtatacatacatgtacatgtatgtacatgtatacatacatgtacatgtatgtagtTACTTATACTCAATTGGCTCAATGTCAAACTGAGGAAATTGggttaaatgatgatgatgagtaataataataacaaatgtaattgtgattttatgttttaatgacGCGGGTTTATCATGTGTTTGGGCGGTGACACTTTATGTCCATAAGGTGAAGAACGtaactatttattttaatagaTGAGGAagtcacaggaagagaaggCAATGTTTTCAAATATCGCAAATATTTTGGCTCATTTTATGCCAAATGTATTAACGGACAATTTATAAAAAGATAAGAAGATTTTACTGTGTTTGATaaagtgacatctagtggtgagactgcagatgaCTCCTCTGTCCACTCCCTGTAAACCTCTGTCTTATCCTACATAAGTGATTCTACTGTTTTAGACACAAGGAGGTGGAGCTAACAAAGTCAGGTCATCTGTGGACGTTTGATTGTTTCCTGCTCTGACTTCCTGCTGTCGTCTCTTCTCTCAGTGGAGAATATGCTCTGGCTGAATATTCAGAGGTGAAAGCAGTGACCATCAAACTCAGAGGAACCATGTGAGAAGAAcctgagaccacacacacacactcagactctgagtcagtcacatgatcacgtctttgtctcactgttacacagatgcctgtaaacctgtgtgtgtgtgtgtgtgtgtgcatcaacATGTTTACTAACAGTCAGGATATTCGCGTCGTCCACGACTGTGACTGACGTTAAAATCACACTCATTGTGTGACGCTGCAGTTTTCATGTCTTCCAGTGGTGGCGCTGTGGAGCTGCTCGTGTGTAAACTAAATGAACTTCATCTCCACATGAATCACTTTCTTGTTTAATtgatgagttgttgtttttgagtttgacatttgttactttgtttttttaataaatgtcaaacaaacattgaaaGTGATGAATTATtgttgcagttgtgtgtgtgtgtgtgtgtctctgctcacattagatt is a genomic window of Solea senegalensis isolate Sse05_10M linkage group LG7, IFAPA_SoseM_1, whole genome shotgun sequence containing:
- the LOC122772656 gene encoding aldehyde dehydrogenase family 1 member A3-like, which codes for MVHSWLPGAGSTDTACPARLLYFIQNIIIVVVVVVIVIVFVCVQIDRQQFEKIMDLIESGKKEGARLEFGGVSVGEEKLFIQPTIFSAVKDHMTIATQEIFGPVQCIFSFKSQQEAIERANCSQYGLVSAVFTSSMDRALSVSSALDSGTVWINCYNALHAQSPFGGFKMSGNGRELGEYALAEYSEVKAVTIKLRGTM